One Hyphomicrobium album genomic window carries:
- a CDS encoding protein-L-isoaspartate O-methyltransferase family protein, with protein sequence MVDVATQRLNMVDSQVLTSDVTDRRILRAMRELPRERFVPGPMAALAYIDEAVPISPAGSDRRWLLAPRIEAKLLQLADVGADDSVLVVGAGTGYTASILAGMARAVLALESDDKLAVEARRNLAELALTNVKVDVGILVAGCTSKAPFDAIVLPGAVSWVPDALFDQLKDGGRLVAVVTEGGIGKATLWRRLGRSVDSWGAFDATAPMLPGFAKTTEFVL encoded by the coding sequence ATGGTCGATGTCGCCACACAGCGCCTGAACATGGTCGACAGCCAAGTTCTGACCAGCGACGTCACGGACCGGCGCATCCTGCGGGCCATGCGCGAGCTGCCGCGTGAGCGGTTCGTCCCAGGACCGATGGCGGCGCTGGCCTACATCGACGAGGCAGTGCCGATCTCGCCGGCAGGTTCCGACCGACGTTGGCTGTTGGCGCCGCGCATCGAGGCCAAGCTGCTGCAGCTGGCCGACGTCGGTGCCGACGACAGCGTGCTCGTTGTCGGAGCGGGCACCGGCTACACCGCGTCAATCCTGGCAGGCATGGCACGGGCGGTGCTCGCCCTCGAAAGCGATGACAAGCTCGCAGTCGAGGCCCGCCGCAACTTGGCCGAGCTCGCCCTGACGAACGTCAAGGTCGACGTCGGCATCCTCGTGGCCGGCTGCACCTCCAAGGCCCCGTTCGACGCGATTGTGCTGCCAGGCGCGGTTTCGTGGGTTCCGGATGCGCTCTTCGATCAGTTGAAGGACGGGGGGCGCCTGGTGGCAGTCGTGACAGAAGGTGGGATAGGCAAGGCGACGCTCTGGCGGCGACTCGGTCGCTCCGTCGACTCGTGGGGCGCGTTCGACGCAACCGCGCCGATGCTGCCCGGCTTCGCGAAGACAACGGAGTTTGTATTGTAG
- a CDS encoding autotransporter outer membrane beta-barrel domain-containing protein, producing the protein MNCDNADDDVTVNATGTVGGDLNTDGGEDAVTIDIGAVNGDVNTGGANDTVDVINGGTVGGTIRTGDGDDTIEIDDGEVGGNVNAGDGDNQITIDDSEVGGNVVTGSGTDTITIEETEIGGNINSGDGNDTVNLDEEAEITGNVITDGGDDIININGAEVGGNLNTGTGADTVTINAGGEVEGNVTTDGGNDILTLNNGGEVGGNIQMGDDDDRLNINGGEVGGDILTGGGVDVVRIILSGSNTLEFEGTQLNTGAGDDSVLLRGLSNIEEDDENFEIENPDFVFRGGSGYDVFRADDNDDGLKLGAIEGFETLLVEESILVLTADDYMFSPASSATGGIEIDGSSQLWFNNAATVETPHIEIEAGGMLMFGAFPAGEGDDDDDEGGEAGEPVNTVLNIGDSTLVNNGTVGTLNGIVGDTVTVNGGPYIAASATAKMVIDTQLGGSNSPTDRFNFTYAGAGGPVQGNTTTVTVNNVGGIGAFTGQGPTDGIVIVSAPAGFAPTAFQLGVNQLTGKQEVLAGAFSYRLFNSPTAALLQSDILDQVPGYAIVSSVAQRYASAGLGTLYKRMGEVRLGRGDGKTIGNAGAGMWVRGFYNDSDVSPEAGFAFSQKNQGVMGGADIDLGSSAGGHFLAGAFGGYGTADAGTSATIWGVKSPSTVDLTAYTFGFYGSYYDVGRPGTGLYVDGVFKVDITDFEIASAARAASASTDGYTSTVSGETGYGFNLGGNLTLLPQAQLSYISVSNQNYQDNYGVKVGSGVGESLVGRASLQLQGNYGSASGGWFAPYAIASILSDFLGDNETAIGRTPFKNDMGLTWYEAGGGVTAELGEFVSLYGSAEYSFGDIEGWGGTGGVKARW; encoded by the coding sequence GTGAACTGCGACAACGCGGATGACGACGTCACCGTAAACGCTACCGGCACGGTAGGCGGCGACCTCAATACCGACGGTGGCGAGGACGCGGTCACCATCGATATCGGCGCCGTCAACGGCGACGTGAATACCGGGGGTGCAAATGACACCGTTGACGTGATCAACGGTGGCACGGTTGGTGGGACCATCAGAACGGGCGACGGCGATGACACCATCGAGATCGATGATGGCGAGGTGGGCGGGAACGTGAACGCCGGCGATGGCGACAACCAGATCACCATTGATGACAGCGAAGTCGGCGGCAACGTCGTCACCGGTTCGGGTACCGACACCATCACTATCGAGGAGACCGAGATCGGCGGAAACATCAATTCCGGCGACGGGAATGATACGGTCAACCTCGACGAGGAGGCCGAAATCACCGGCAACGTCATCACCGACGGGGGCGATGACATCATCAACATCAACGGCGCCGAAGTCGGCGGCAATTTGAATACGGGCACCGGCGCCGACACTGTCACTATTAACGCCGGCGGCGAAGTCGAGGGTAACGTCACTACCGACGGTGGCAATGACATACTCACCCTCAACAACGGCGGCGAGGTCGGCGGCAACATCCAAATGGGTGATGACGACGATCGCCTGAATATCAACGGAGGTGAGGTCGGAGGCGACATTCTGACCGGCGGCGGTGTTGACGTCGTCCGCATCATCCTCAGTGGGAGCAACACTCTCGAGTTCGAGGGAACTCAACTCAATACCGGGGCCGGCGATGACAGCGTTCTGCTCCGAGGCTTGTCCAATATCGAGGAAGACGACGAGAACTTCGAGATTGAAAACCCTGACTTCGTCTTCCGTGGCGGCAGCGGTTATGACGTTTTCCGTGCCGATGATAACGACGACGGCTTGAAATTGGGGGCGATCGAAGGGTTCGAAACCCTCCTTGTCGAGGAGTCGATCCTCGTCCTGACGGCCGACGACTACATGTTTAGCCCCGCGAGTTCGGCAACGGGCGGCATTGAAATCGATGGCAGCTCGCAGCTTTGGTTCAACAACGCGGCGACGGTGGAAACCCCGCACATCGAGATCGAAGCCGGCGGCATGCTGATGTTCGGAGCCTTCCCGGCCGGAGAGGGCGATGACGACGACGATGAGGGTGGCGAGGCCGGCGAGCCCGTCAATACCGTGCTGAACATCGGCGACAGCACCCTCGTCAACAACGGCACGGTGGGCACGCTGAACGGCATCGTCGGCGACACCGTGACGGTCAATGGCGGTCCCTATATTGCTGCCTCGGCCACCGCGAAGATGGTCATCGACACGCAGCTCGGCGGCTCCAACTCGCCCACCGACCGCTTCAACTTCACCTATGCTGGCGCCGGCGGGCCGGTTCAAGGCAACACGACGACGGTCACAGTCAACAACGTCGGCGGCATCGGCGCCTTCACCGGGCAGGGTCCGACGGACGGCATCGTCATCGTCTCAGCTCCGGCGGGCTTCGCACCCACCGCCTTCCAGCTCGGCGTGAACCAGCTGACCGGTAAGCAAGAAGTTCTGGCGGGCGCCTTCTCCTACCGTCTGTTCAACTCGCCGACGGCGGCGCTCCTACAGTCGGACATTCTCGATCAGGTTCCTGGCTATGCCATCGTGTCGTCGGTCGCACAGCGCTACGCATCGGCTGGCCTCGGTACGCTCTACAAGCGGATGGGCGAGGTTCGGCTCGGTCGCGGTGACGGCAAGACGATCGGCAATGCCGGTGCAGGGATGTGGGTACGGGGCTTCTACAACGACAGTGATGTGTCGCCTGAAGCAGGCTTTGCCTTTAGCCAGAAAAATCAGGGCGTCATGGGCGGCGCCGACATAGATTTGGGCTCCAGCGCGGGTGGCCATTTCCTCGCTGGTGCGTTTGGCGGCTACGGCACCGCGGATGCCGGCACCTCGGCAACGATCTGGGGTGTCAAGTCGCCATCGACGGTGGACCTCACCGCGTACACGTTCGGCTTCTATGGCTCGTACTACGATGTCGGCCGGCCCGGCACCGGTTTGTATGTCGATGGCGTCTTCAAGGTCGACATTACCGACTTTGAAATCGCATCGGCGGCACGCGCCGCATCCGCCTCGACGGATGGCTATACCTCTACCGTGTCGGGCGAAACCGGATATGGGTTCAATCTGGGCGGCAACCTAACGCTGCTGCCGCAGGCTCAGTTGAGCTACATTTCCGTGAGCAACCAAAACTACCAGGACAACTATGGGGTGAAGGTCGGGAGCGGTGTCGGCGAGTCCCTCGTCGGCCGTGCAAGCCTGCAGCTGCAAGGCAACTACGGTTCCGCCTCTGGTGGTTGGTTTGCGCCGTACGCCATCGCAAGCATTCTCTCTGACTTCCTCGGCGACAACGAAACTGCGATTGGCCGCACGCCATTCAAGAACGACATGGGCCTCACGTGGTACGAAGCCGGCGGCGGCGTTACGGCCGAGCTTGGCGAGTTCGTGTCGCTCTACGGCTCGGCCGAGTACAGCTTCGGCGACATTGAAGGCTGGGGTGGCACCGGCGGCGTCAAGGCGCGCTGGTAA
- a CDS encoding TolC family outer membrane protein: MGRSSACGSSSSPGARRAFGLILSCLVVVVGSAPASAESLKDALSAAYGYNPRLDAQRAFQRASDEDVARAMSGYRPTVTGNADIGIERTDQRPTSIFDGVTKPRGYGIDAVQPIFSGFRTYNAVNEAEANVRAEREVLRDVERSVLLQAVTAYMDVVRDQELVRLNENNVNVLSRELKAAQDRFAVGEVTRTDVAQAEARRADAVSRLDAARANLRTSRGSYQLVIGHPPSGLAWPGTPEEFLPRQMQEAIGVSNNEDPLVVASLFREQAGKYTVERIRGELLPTIQLEASYDDRFGTSKLTNEVETGSLVGRAVIPIYEAGDVYARVRQAKQNHLGLLQQIEQVRTEQTQNVVAAWSQLEAARAQLESDRVAVESNKVALQGVREEEKVGQRTLLDVLNAELEYLNSQVNLETTRRNLVVAAYAVISSMGRLDAAWIGAAAYVYDPNVHYKEVRRKWIGLSITYGDGRTETFEAQPQTEQGWDPVK; this comes from the coding sequence TTGGGAAGGTCGTCAGCATGTGGCTCGAGCAGTTCGCCCGGCGCACGCCGCGCGTTCGGGCTGATTCTGTCCTGCCTGGTCGTCGTCGTTGGTTCGGCGCCCGCATCGGCCGAGTCGCTGAAGGACGCTCTGTCGGCCGCCTACGGATACAACCCGCGTCTGGATGCGCAGCGCGCCTTCCAGCGGGCCAGCGACGAGGACGTCGCCCGCGCCATGTCGGGTTACCGTCCGACCGTGACCGGTAATGCCGATATCGGCATCGAGCGCACTGACCAGCGCCCCACGTCGATCTTCGACGGCGTGACCAAGCCGCGTGGCTACGGCATCGACGCGGTGCAGCCGATCTTCAGTGGGTTTCGCACATACAACGCGGTCAACGAGGCGGAAGCCAACGTTCGTGCCGAGCGCGAGGTCCTGCGGGACGTGGAGCGCAGCGTGCTGCTGCAAGCGGTCACCGCCTATATGGACGTGGTCCGTGATCAGGAGCTGGTCCGCCTCAACGAGAACAACGTCAACGTGCTGTCGCGCGAGTTGAAGGCAGCGCAGGACCGCTTCGCAGTGGGCGAGGTGACGCGCACCGACGTCGCGCAGGCCGAGGCCCGGCGCGCCGATGCGGTTTCGCGCCTCGATGCTGCGCGTGCCAACCTGCGCACCAGCCGCGGTAGCTACCAGCTCGTCATCGGCCATCCGCCGAGCGGGCTAGCGTGGCCGGGAACGCCCGAGGAGTTCCTGCCCCGCCAGATGCAGGAGGCGATCGGCGTCAGCAACAACGAGGACCCGCTCGTCGTCGCTTCGCTCTTCCGCGAGCAGGCCGGCAAATACACCGTCGAGCGCATTCGCGGCGAGCTCCTGCCGACTATCCAGCTAGAGGCGAGCTACGACGACCGTTTTGGAACGTCCAAGCTCACCAACGAGGTTGAAACCGGCTCGTTGGTCGGGCGGGCGGTCATTCCGATCTATGAAGCCGGCGACGTCTACGCCCGCGTGCGCCAAGCCAAGCAGAACCACCTCGGCCTTCTGCAGCAGATCGAGCAGGTGCGTACCGAGCAGACGCAGAACGTCGTCGCGGCCTGGTCGCAGCTCGAGGCGGCGCGCGCCCAGCTCGAATCCGACCGCGTGGCGGTCGAATCGAACAAGGTGGCTCTGCAAGGCGTCCGCGAGGAAGAAAAGGTCGGCCAGCGCACGCTCCTTGACGTGCTCAACGCCGAGCTCGAGTACCTCAACTCGCAGGTGAACTTAGAGACGACCCGGCGCAATCTCGTGGTCGCCGCGTATGCCGTGATCTCGTCGATGGGTCGGCTCGATGCCGCCTGGATCGGCGCTGCGGCCTACGTCTACGACCCGAACGTCCACTATAAAGAAGTGCGCCGGAAGTGGATCGGCCTCAGCATTACCTATGGTGACGGCCGGACGGAGACGTTCGAGGCGCAGCCCCAGACGGAGCAGGGCTGGGACCCCGTGAAATAA
- a CDS encoding DUF2497 domain-containing protein — protein MSKPQAASEPSMEEILASIRKMISDDRPGPNPMPDQMGRTPFGEPMKSVSEYSGRASPAESGSTRPAGAQPSNFNSLADALKVATALSDQRRSLQQEIATAIEKGPRGTVIDPLGYATGSQSTPAAARGEGVRLPEGSASPAPAGNEPQLPSFPAWNQSAKPTRDDSPELLSFDFGTVVPQQETSLKAAPATSEGKPSADKPESKSAPAASEESRVVSMPSRGAAPAAASSTVAPFPRPARDATKPGSDTGQADKAPDQAAAVSSTAATPAPSTKEEKASAEAEALLDAVVDMVQQQPDSLSVFTSGASFIGGIAGKKHSELVAAATAAKAKAVATAAPGAPPKLDGAAAELLRPMLRQWLADNMPRIVEDALRSEITSGDKGPGKS, from the coding sequence ATGAGTAAGCCGCAGGCGGCCTCCGAGCCCAGTATGGAGGAGATACTCGCCTCCATTCGCAAGATGATCTCCGACGACAGGCCGGGCCCCAATCCGATGCCGGATCAGATGGGTCGCACGCCCTTCGGCGAACCTATGAAGTCCGTATCGGAATACAGCGGTCGCGCATCGCCCGCGGAGAGCGGCTCCACGCGGCCGGCTGGCGCACAGCCCTCCAACTTCAATAGTCTCGCCGACGCACTCAAGGTCGCGACGGCACTGTCCGATCAGCGCCGGTCGCTGCAGCAGGAAATAGCGACCGCTATCGAGAAGGGACCGCGCGGCACGGTCATCGATCCGCTCGGCTATGCGACGGGCTCGCAATCCACGCCCGCTGCGGCACGGGGCGAGGGCGTCCGGCTCCCGGAGGGGTCCGCCTCGCCGGCGCCTGCCGGGAACGAGCCGCAACTGCCGAGCTTCCCCGCTTGGAACCAGTCTGCAAAGCCGACCCGCGACGACAGCCCGGAACTCCTGTCATTCGACTTCGGCACCGTGGTGCCGCAGCAGGAGACGTCGCTCAAGGCCGCGCCGGCGACGAGCGAAGGAAAGCCGTCGGCCGACAAGCCGGAGAGCAAGTCCGCGCCGGCGGCATCTGAAGAGTCGCGCGTCGTGAGCATGCCTTCGCGCGGCGCTGCCCCCGCGGCAGCGAGCAGCACGGTCGCGCCGTTCCCGCGTCCGGCCCGCGACGCGACCAAGCCTGGGAGCGATACGGGGCAAGCTGACAAGGCGCCCGACCAGGCCGCCGCTGTCAGTTCAACGGCAGCGACGCCCGCGCCCTCCACCAAGGAGGAGAAAGCGTCCGCTGAAGCCGAGGCGCTGCTCGATGCCGTTGTCGACATGGTGCAGCAGCAGCCGGATTCGCTGTCGGTATTCACTTCGGGCGCATCCTTCATCGGCGGTATCGCCGGCAAGAAGCACAGTGAGCTCGTTGCCGCCGCGACCGCGGCGAAAGCCAAGGCCGTGGCAACGGCTGCACCCGGCGCACCTCCCAAGCTCGACGGCGCCGCGGCGGAGTTGCTTCGGCCGATGCTTCGTCAATGGCTTGCCGACAACATGCCGCGCATTGTCGAGGACGCGCTGCGCAGCGAAATTACGTCGGGCGACAAGGGGCCGGGAAAGAGCTGA